In Cystobacter fuscus DSM 2262, the genomic stretch CTCGAAGAGGGTCAGCAGCGCGCTCGCATCCCCCTCGGGGGCGCTGATGCGCTCCTCCCGGCAGAACGCGGCCACCTCCTTGAGGAAGAGCAGATCCGCCTCCGCCAGCTCGACGTTGAGCTCCTCCTTCCACTCCTCCGCCGAGGGCGCCCCTGGAGCTTCGGGGTCCAACTGCGCCACGCCCCACCCCGCCCGGGCCGCCAGCGCGAGCAGCCGCCGTGCGCCCTCCTTGCGCTTGCCCGCCGTCCATGCCTCGCGCGCCTTGCCCAGCGCGTTGCCCCGGCCCTTCTTGGGCGCGAGGAACTCCGGGTCGCGCACCAGCACCACCTTGCGCCCGGGAAACAGCGGCATCGTGGCCAGCTCCTGCGCCACCTCGCGCGGCGAGCCCGCGTCCAGCACCGCGAAGTTCAGCCCCGCGGACGCATCCGGCAGCAGCGCCTTCACCAGCTCGTCCGCGCCCTTGCGCACGAGGTACTCCTCGCCCCACAGCAGGTAGAGCGGATGCACCACCTTGCCCGCCCGCGCCTCGTCCAGCACGTCCTCGATGTCCGCGCTCATCGCCCCTCCAGCAATTCAATGAGCATCCGCTCCAGTTGCAGCCGGGGCGAGCCGTTGCGCTCCACGATGGTCGCCCGCGCCTTGTCCAGCAGCGCGTGCCGCCGGTGGAGCATCGACTCGTGCGTGCGCGCCGCCACCTCGTGCGCGAGCGCGTCCAGGTCCCGGTTGGCCAGGCGCTCCCCTCCCACCTTCGCCATCGCCACGTCGCGCGTCCACAGCGAGAGGATGGAGAGCGCCTGCTCCGCGTCCTCGCGCGACTCGCCGAACGTGGCGGCCCAGCGCAGCATCGCGCTCGGCTCTCCGGGCTTGAGCGCCTCGAACGAGGCGATGACGTCCTTACGGGCCGCGAGCGCCTTCAAGTCCAACGCCATGGCCCGGCCGAGGCTGCCTCCGGCCATCACCGCCGCGAGCATGGCCGTCGGCTCGTCCAGCTTGCGCTCCTTCTGGAGGCGCTCGGCCACGAGCTCCACGGGCAGCGGGCCGAAGGACACCTTGGAGCAGCGGCTGCGGATGGTGGGCAGCATCTTGTCCGGAGCCGAGGCGAGCAGGATGAGCGTGGTCTCCGCGGGGGGCTCCTCGAGCGTCTTGAGGAAGGCGTTCTGCGCCTGGGCATTCATCTGGTGCGCGTCCACCACGATGGCCACCTTGCGCTTGGACTCGAGGCCCCGCAGGCAGATGCGCTCGAGCAGGGAGCGGATCTGATCCACGCGGATGTCCCGGCTGGGCGTGGTGGCGAAGTCCGAGCGGCCCGCGAGGCCGCGCTCCACGCGCTCGGCGTCGGGCATGAGCCAGGACACGTCCGGGTGGGCGCCCTTGGCGATGCGGGTGCAGCTCGAGCAGGTGCCACAGCCCACGTCGGGCTGCTCGGGACAGGTGAGCGCCTGGGCGAGCCCCACGGCGGTGAGCTCCTTGCCCACGCCCTCGGGCCCGGCGAAGAGGTAGGCGTGATGAACCGAGCCACCCCGAAGCGCCGACTGGAGCGCGTCGATGGCGCGTGGCTGTCCGACGACCGATGCCAACGTCATGGGGGTGTGTATCCCCGCTCGCGTCCCACCCGTCAACCACTCAGGGGGTAGAGCGCGCCTGGCCCGCCCGGCCCACCCTCCCGGCTCCCGGCCAATGGCGCAGGCGGGCCGTGGCAGGCACCGGGCTCACTTGCTCCAACAGGTGGCGTACGCGGTCCGTCCGCACTTGGCATTGGCGTAGCTCTGGCACTGGCCGTAATCCACGACGCCCGCGCCCACCGCGGACCATTGGGTCGCACTGCTGGTGCACTTCCAGGTACAGAGGCGCGCGCCCGAGTCCCAGCCTTCACACACCGCGCTCTCGGTCGTGCCGAGCTGCTCCTGGGCGTCCATCTCCTCGGGGAGTGGACCGCCACAGGCGGCGAGGAGGACACCAGACACGAGGCCAAGCAGCAGGGTCTTCATCTTCATGGAGCAATCCTTGGGGTAGGAGGGTTCACAGGGGAGCGATGGGGGTGCTCACTTGCTCCAGCACGCGCCATACGCGGTCCGTCCACACTGGCCGTTGGCGTATTCCTGACACTGGCCGTAGCTCACCGTGGCCGAGGTCGTCCACCACGTGGAGTAGCTGTAGCACTGGAAGGAACACTTGCGCGCGCCCGAGTCCCAGCCCTCACACAGGGCGCCCTGGGTCGTGCCGAGCTCCTCCGCCGGTGCCTGAACGTCCTCGGGACCGGGGCCACCACACGCGATCATCAGGCCAGACACAAAACCCAGCATCAGCATCTTCATCTTCATGTGGAGTTCCCCTCTGGAGGCGCCGCTGGAATCGGGCGCGGCAGCGGGTTCTTCTCATAACAAAGGATTTCCTGTTTTACAATGATGAAGCCATTTTCCGCTCTATATGGAAGTTCGGGATAAGGTAAGGCGAAGGCGCACCTCGCTGCCCTCTAAACCGGGGCAGGATCCCCCCCCTCCAAGCCCCAGCCCGTCAGCGCCTGACTGCCCAGCGTTATCGGGGAGTGACAGACCCGCGTGAGTCTCCTTACAGTGGAAGGATGAACTCCCCCCGCTTTGCAGTGCTCTGCCTTTGGCCCCTCCTCACCCTGGCCGCCTGCGCTGGCCAGGACGACGCCGCTTCCCAATTGGAAAAAGTTTCGTGCCCGGCTGGTCAGTCACTTTGGTACAGCGAGGCGGGTTGTGGCCCTGAGATCGCGCCGCACTGCATGGGTCCGCCTCCCCCCTGTGCGGATGCCTTCTGTTCATGCTCGGGCCAGACAGTCTACAGCTGTGGGGTCACCCGCGAGCCCCACCAGTACAAGGGCGCGTGCGCGAAATGAAATCGCGGCGCACACCGGCCTCTCCATGCCGGGCGAGCAGTGGCGGCTGGTGGTCGCGGAAACAAGCCTGGAAGGCGGGATAGAGTTCCACGTTGGTCCTCCTCCGCCTTGCCGCGGCGCATACAGGCAATGTCGAGTTCAGCCGCGTCCGGAGCCACGCCCGGGAAAGGTACCAGACGATTTGTAGTCGGCGAGATGTGGGAACGAGTCCTTTGACACCTTCCCCGGCCTTTCCCGGGCCGGAGCGCGCCGCCGCCAGCGGGGACGTCAGTACATGGCGCAGAC encodes the following:
- the holB gene encoding DNA polymerase III subunit delta': MTLASVVGQPRAIDALQSALRGGSVHHAYLFAGPEGVGKELTAVGLAQALTCPEQPDVGCGTCSSCTRIAKGAHPDVSWLMPDAERVERGLAGRSDFATTPSRDIRVDQIRSLLERICLRGLESKRKVAIVVDAHQMNAQAQNAFLKTLEEPPAETTLILLASAPDKMLPTIRSRCSKVSFGPLPVELVAERLQKERKLDEPTAMLAAVMAGGSLGRAMALDLKALAARKDVIASFEALKPGEPSAMLRWAATFGESREDAEQALSILSLWTRDVAMAKVGGERLANRDLDALAHEVAARTHESMLHRRHALLDKARATIVERNGSPRLQLERMLIELLEGR